One genomic window of Salvia miltiorrhiza cultivar Shanhuang (shh) chromosome 4, IMPLAD_Smil_shh, whole genome shotgun sequence includes the following:
- the LOC131019680 gene encoding putative late blight resistance protein homolog R1A-4, with product MAFAAVVSVEQILQQLLHSDEDYPKSEIKAFHVKIRSLQSFLEKIYPVRRSIRDEVNELESKIRDTVYEAQDLIEAFISSHNNSPSVFLENLKENAGKLDPIVAKAKEIADSMKVEQQPSPAKFKTSKSSRASKSWKIVGQDEDFRKLRYEILNKTPDRQVIPITGLPGIGKTTLARSIFEDRDVVDRFAIRSWVTVGQEYNAGEIFLKLLASIESKGQKSDGSDSTKVSPGNAEQIALQLYNSLLDNRYLIVVDDVWDTVVWDRIKNYFPDNKNCSRIVVTTRMDKIAGKVKSDFSHQMQPLNKETSWDLLREKVFGDGHCPPNLLTIGRSIAEHCGGLPLSITVVGGQLSQEMETVEYWEIVEEDTKAAAKSERETYLEILSRSYEHLPARLKGCFLYMGAFPEDSEILVSKLVKLWVAEGFLIQTKSLSFEDSAEQCLNDLVDRNLVFPLKFSSSGRVRSCGMHDSIRHLAETKSEEERFFVSVKKFPSQRNQSRGEIADALRGKDTQRRLSVHKNILMCMEDVYESAKAIKSGRTLLYAGHYHHHPLPFCLTYDWLRVLDALTVHLIEFPSELVELIHLRYLSLTYNGRLPASLSQLKNLLVLIVRRHPKIIIMKKSILPVEIWYMKQLRHILLTECDFPDVPGIQGGNSPLLENLQSLSNINASRCSEEFFKNMPNLKKLGIWIEAPGPVNMYLDHLPDLEAFKFTVLNPIPGKEIELQRSLVFPETLRKLSLSGCGLPWDRMADIGKLPCLQVLKLRQFAFQGPEWIPEDKQFPELKLLLIECLDLEYLNVGFFCCENLESLIIKNCYELKEIDEELASIGTLKQVELVGCNYVAVDCVEKMREERRDSGKDLPLRVYSSWGKESSPHDC from the exons ATGGCTTTCGCTGCGGTGGTTTCTGTTGAGCAGATTCTTCAGCAACTCTTGCATTCTGATGAAGATTATCCCAAGTCAGAAATCAAGGCTTTCCATGTCAAGATCCGTTCCTTGCAATCGTTTCTTGAAAAGATCTATCCCGTCAGAAGAAGCATAAGAGATGAGGTGAATGAACTGGAATCCAAAATCAGGGACACAGTCTACGAAGCCCAAGATCTCATTGAAGCCTTCATCTCTAGCCACAACAACTCTCCATCCGTTTTCCTTGAAAACTTGAAGGAAAACGCAGGGAAGCTCGATCCAATCGTGGCCAAGGCAAAGGAAATAGCCGATTCTATGAAAGTGGAGCAGCAACCGTCGCCTGCAAAATTTAAAACTTCCAAATCCAGCCGAGCGAGCAAGAGTTGGAAGATCGTGGGGCAGGACGAAGATTTCAGAAAGCTCAGGTATGAGATCCTGAATAAAACACCAGATCGTCAGGTAATCCCGATCACGGGGTTACCTGGCATCGGAAAAACCACTCTGGCTAGAAGTATTTTTGAGGATAGAGACGTAGTTGACAGATTCGCCATCCGATCGTGGGTGACCGTAGGTCAAGAGTATAATGCTGGGGAAATCTTCTTAAAGCTCTTGGCTTCAATCGAGAGCAAAGGCCAAAAGAGTGATGGTTCAGATTCCACGAAAGTGAGCCCTGGGAATGCTGAGCAAATAGCTCTTCAGTTGTATAATAGTTTGCTCGACAATAGGTATCTCATTGTGGTAGATGATGTGTGGGATACTGTTGTGTGGGACAGAATTAAGAACTATTTTCCAGATAACAAGAATTGCAGTCGCATAGTTGTGACTACTAGAATGGATAAGATTGCTGGGAAAGTTAAGTCCGATTTCAGTCATCAGATGCAACCGTTAAACAAAGAAACAAGTTGGGATTTGCTGCGTGAGAAGGTGTTCGGAGATGGGCATTGCCCTCCCAATCTGCTGACTATAGGGAGGAGCATTGCAGAGCATTGCGGCGGTCTCCCACTGTCAATCACGGTGGTTGGCGGCCAACTCTCCCAGGAAATGGAGACTGTGGAGTATTGGGAGATTGTTGAAGAGGATACAAAAGCTGCTGCTAAATCAGAGAGAGAGACCTACTTAGAGATTTTGTCACGAAGCTACGAGCACTTGCCTGCTAGATTGAAAGGGTGTTTCCTTTACATGGGCGCTTTCCCTGAAGACAGTGAGATTCTTGTATCCAAGCTCGTGAAGCTATGGGTTGCCGAAGGATTTCTGATACAAACTAAATCATTATCTTTTGAAGACAGTGCTGAGCAGTGTCTGAATGATCTTGTTGACAGGAATCTGGTATTCCCTCTCAAGTTCAGTTCAAGCGGCAGAGTTAGGAGTTGTGGCATGCATGATAGCATTCGGCATCTTGCAGAGACCAAGTCCGAGGAGGAGAGGTTTTTTGTCTCTGTTAAGAAGTTTCCCAGTCAAAGAAACCAGTCTCGTGGAGAAATTGCAGATGCTCTAAGAGGTAAAGATACTCAGAGGCGTTTATCTGTTCATAAAAACATTCTAATGTGCATGGAAGATGTTTACGAATCTGCCAAAGCTATCAAATCTGGACGTACTCTTCTTTATGCTGGCCATTATCATCATCACCCCTTACCTTTCTGTCTCACTTATGACTGGCTTAGGGTGTTGGATGCCCTTACTGTCCATTTGATTGAGTTTCCAAGTGAATTGGTTGAACTTATTCATTTAAGGTATCTTTCTTTAACCTACAATGGGAGGCTTCCTGCATCACTGTCCCAACTCAAGAATCTTCTGGTTTTGATTGTTCGTCGACATCCCAAGATCATAATCATGAAAAAATCCATTCTGCCGGTGGAAATCTGGTACATGAAACAGCTGAGACATATCCTGCTGACAGAATGTGACTTCCCTGATGTCCCGGGAATTCAAGGAGGGAACTCTCCCCTGCTTGAAAACCTTCAATCTCTTTCGAACATCAATGCGTCCCGTTGCAGCGAAGAGTTCTTCAAAAACATGCCTAACTTGAAAAAGTTGGGAATTTGGATTGAAGCACCGGGTCCTGTAAACATGTATCTGGATCATCTTCCAGACCTTGAAGCTTTCAAGTTCACAGTGCTGAATCCCATCCCTGGTAAAGAGATTGAGTTGCAGAGGAGTCTTGTTTTCCCAGAAACACTGAGGAAGTTGAGCTTAAGTGGATGTGGACTTCCGTGGGATCGCATGGCGGATATTGGAAAACTCCCATGTCTTCAAGTGCTGAAACTGCGGCAGTTCGCCTTCCAAGGGCCAGAGTGGATCCCGGAGGATAAACAATTTCCTGAGCTCAAGCTGTTGCTGATTGAATGCTTGGACTTGGAGTACTTGAATGTTGGTTTTTTCTGCTGCGAGAACCTCGAGAGCCTAATTATCAAGAACTGCTATGAACTGAAGGAGATTGATGAGGAGCTTGCAAGCATAGGAACACTTAAACAGGTTGAATTGGTGGGGTGCAATTATGTTGCTGTTGATTGCGTTGAGAAGATGAGAGAAGAACGGAGGGACAGTGGAAAGGACCTGCCTCTTCGCGTCTATTCTTCATGGGGAAAAGAATCTTCGCCACACG ATTGCTGA
- the LOC131019681 gene encoding putative late blight resistance protein homolog R1A-10 — protein MADAAVTFLLENVAQLVRHRFNLIAGAEGELELLKKDLESLKAFLRHAARMPDKPEGFRDIEGRIRDVVYEAEDNIDSCTSHATAAINKNAIRRRLSSKRVNLAEQVKLLRQGKVIQMVATAQSFAATAMGKEPQATKHGSPSKPAKLQIIREENVVGFDDKEGKIISYLLEPKQELDVISITGMPGLGKTTLAWKVFKNEHIIKREFPNRIWIYVTQTPNIRDVFLNILKEFTSEDMSGLSDRALIETVQQYLKERKFLLVLDDVWTTEAWDAIRAVLSKSNNMSKVLLTSREKGVGAKACQPRQPYELPFLNDDQSWELLQYEVYGKLNECPDDLRVVGECIAHKCDGLPLSIVVIGGILLDQCTKDEEISKIREAWSNVSNDVSAFLKRDLKKVSDIVELSYNRLPDDLRDCFLYLAVFPEDYEISAWTLTRLWIAEGFIQGQNLEETAEENLKDLINRNLVMVSKRNARGEVKTCRIHDVIHAFCGSKASLKQQNLFQEMKFSNGAFDPPTSEINQYRRLCIHSDLENFLAQADREKATRIRSLLCFNKAPSKLPSKYAPTMVDGFDLLRVMESKSIKLDQIPRGVTKLFHLRYITLSVDTLETLAEAFSNLWNLQTLVIHTRSESLKIKANIWLMIQLRHLKTKTVITQFAQGGGEGCKNLQTLSRISPENCTKDVFTRAPHLRDWAFKEN, from the exons ATGGCGGACGCTGCAGTTACGTTCCTCCTGGAAAACGTGGCCCAGCTGGTGAGGCACCGATTCAATCTCATCGCCGGCGCGGAAGGTGAACTGGAGCTGTTAAAGAAGGATCTGGAGTCGTTGAAGGCCTTCCTCCGCCACGCGGCCAGGATGCCGGACAAGCCCGAAGGATTCCGAGATATAGAGGGGCGGATCAGAGATGTCGTGTATGAAGCTGAAGACAACATCGACTCTTGCACCTCCCACGCTACAGCAGCGATCAACAAGAATGCCATCCGCCGGCGTTTAAGTTCAAAGCGAGTCAACCTGGCCGAACAAGTCAAGTTACTTAGACAGGGAAAGGTTATTCAGATGGTGGCCACCGCCCAAAGCTTTGCGGCCACAGCAATGGGCAAGGAACCTCAAGCAACTAAGCACGGATCGCCTTCCAAACCCGCAAAG CTCCAGATAATACGGGAAGAAAACGTTGTAGGTTTTGATGACAAGGAAGGAAAAATCATCAGCTATCTGCTGGAACCAAAGCAGGAATTAGATGTTATCTCCATCACTGGTATGCCTGGGTTGGGGAAGACAACATTGGCATGGAAGGTATTCAAGAACGAACACATTATCAAACGTGAATTCCCAAATCGAATTTGGATATACGTCACTCAAACACCGAATATTCGGGATGTGTTTCTCAACATTCTCAAGGAATTCACCAGCGAAGACATGTCTGGTCTGAGTGATCGTGCATTGATTGAGACGGTTCAACAGTACCTCAAGGAGCGAAAATTCTTGTTAGTCTTGGATGATGTCTGGACTACGGAGGCTTGGGATGCTATCAGAGCAGTCTTGTCGAAGAGCAACAATATGAGTAAAGTCCTCCTCACCAGCCGTGAGAAGGGTGTTGGAGCGAAAGCTTGTCAACCAAGGCAACCGTATGAGCTGCCCTTCCTGAATGATGACCAAAGTTGGGAACTTCTTCAATATGAAGTATATGGAAAGCTCAACGAGTGTCCTGATGATTTGAGAGTTGTTGGGGAATGTATAGCCCATAAATGTGATGGATTGCCACTTTCAATAGTGGTGATAGGAGGAATTCTTTTGGATCAATGTACAAAAGACGAGGAAATAAGTAAGATTAGAGAAGCATGGAGTAATGTGTCCAATGACGTGAGTGCATTTTTAAAAAGAGACCTCAAGAAGGTATCAGATATTGTTGAATTAAGTTACAACAGATTGCCTGATGATCTGAGAGATTGCTTCTTATATTTGGCTGTGTTCCCTGAAGATTATGAGATCTCTGCTTGGACATTAACTCGCTTATGGATTGCAGAAGGATTCATACAAGGACAAAACTTGGAGGAAACTGCAGAGGAGAATCTGAAAGATTTGATCAATAGGAATTTAGTGATGGTTAGTAAAAGAAATGCCAGAGGAGAGGTTAAAACATGTCGGATTCATGATGTGATACATGCATTCTGTGGTTCAAAAGCTTCTCTCAAGCAGCAGAACTTGTTTCAAGAGATGAAATTTTCGAATGGAGCTTTTGACCCTCCAACTTCTGAGATAAATCAATACCGTCGTCTTTGTATCCACTCTGATCTTGAAAACTTCCTCGCTCAAGCAGATAGAGAGAAGGCCACCCGCATCCGATCTCTTTTATGTTTCAATAAGGCACCCTCCAAATTGCCTTCAAAATATGCACCAACCATGGTTGATGGGTTCGATTTGCTCAGAGTTATGGAATCAAAGTCCATCAAATTGGATCAAATTCCTCGAGGGGTGACCAAGCTATTTCACTTGAGGTACATTACTCTATCTGTTGATACTCTGGAAACACTTGCTGAAGCCTTCTCCAATTTGTGGAACCTTCAAACTCTTGTAATCCACACAAGGTCAGAATCACTCAAAATCAAAGCAAATATATGGTTAATGATACAGCTGAGGCATCTGAAGACAAAAACAGTCATTACACAATTTGCGCAAGGGGGTGGCGAAGGCTGTAAAAATCTTCAAACTCTGAGTAGAATATCGCCTGAAAATTGCACCAAGGATGTCTTCACCAGGGCCCCTCACCTAAGAGATTGGGCATTCAAGGAAAATTAG